In Paenibacillus kyungheensis, the following are encoded in one genomic region:
- a CDS encoding GNAT family N-acetyltransferase has translation MNILWKKIEQSSLQTWPALQSQLLNGWNIRLSDGYSKRSNSVSPLDYVETKMTLEEQIAYCEAQYHQAQLPVVFKMTSFVEPTILDQLLHARNYQIQDETSVQLKSLNMIDQEYANYKSTQQQRLSEVTYTIEEQWSEAWIRQASTLGQWPDNVGQSIAKLMKVNPSLPKAYITLYQAGTPVACAIGIIDGDYMGIYDVITGAAYRRLGFARTMLYHLMKWAKDKGASYTYLHVGEHNEVAIQLYRHLGFEEIYRYWYRVLLEK, from the coding sequence ATGAATATTTTATGGAAAAAGATCGAACAAAGTTCGCTACAGACATGGCCTGCACTACAGAGTCAACTGCTCAATGGATGGAATATACGTCTTTCTGACGGCTATAGTAAACGTTCCAATTCTGTCAGCCCGTTAGATTATGTAGAAACGAAAATGACGCTGGAAGAGCAGATCGCTTATTGTGAAGCACAGTATCATCAGGCGCAATTGCCGGTTGTTTTTAAAATGACTTCTTTTGTAGAGCCGACGATACTCGATCAACTTCTACATGCACGAAATTATCAGATCCAAGATGAGACAAGCGTACAGTTGAAGTCACTCAATATGATCGATCAAGAGTATGCTAACTACAAAAGTACTCAACAACAAAGGTTATCGGAAGTAACTTATACCATTGAAGAGCAGTGGAGTGAAGCGTGGATTAGACAAGCGAGCACACTTGGACAATGGCCTGATAATGTAGGTCAATCTATTGCCAAATTGATGAAGGTGAATCCATCATTACCAAAAGCGTATATCACGCTTTATCAAGCAGGAACACCTGTAGCTTGTGCTATTGGGATTATAGATGGTGATTATATGGGTATTTACGATGTGATCACAGGGGCTGCTTATCGACGTCTTGGTTTTGCTAGAACAATGTTATACCATCTGATGAAATGGGCAAAAGACAAAGGAGCAAGTTATACGTATCTACATGTAGGTGAACATAATGAGGTGGCTATTCAGCTCTATCGTCATCTAGGATTTGAAGAAATATATCGCTATTGGTATCGTGTATTGCTAGAAAAATAA
- a CDS encoding pyridoxamine 5'-phosphate oxidase family protein — protein MAKVFDSMSPEHIAFIQAQKMFFVGSAAAEGHVNISPKGYDSFRILSPNQVAYLDLTGSGNETSAHLQESNRMTYMFIALEGKPLILRLYGDGQIILPDDPAWEQYAHLFDLYPGYRQIIVSNIHRVQTSCGYGIPFYEYEGERDTLIDWAENKGEEKLEQYRKQKNSTTIDGIITPIGQKLADIQ, from the coding sequence ATGGCTAAAGTATTCGATTCTATGTCTCCCGAGCATATCGCATTTATACAAGCACAGAAGATGTTTTTTGTAGGTAGTGCGGCAGCAGAAGGTCATGTCAATATTTCACCAAAAGGCTACGATTCATTTCGCATTCTATCCCCTAATCAGGTCGCTTATCTTGATCTAACAGGTAGTGGTAATGAGACCAGTGCTCATTTGCAAGAAAGTAATCGGATGACGTATATGTTTATCGCTTTGGAAGGTAAGCCACTGATTTTGCGATTGTATGGAGATGGACAGATTATTTTACCGGATGATCCAGCATGGGAGCAGTACGCGCATTTATTTGATCTTTATCCAGGATACCGGCAGATCATTGTTTCGAATATTCACCGGGTACAGACGTCTTGTGGATATGGTATTCCTTTCTATGAATATGAAGGGGAACGAGATACGCTGATTGATTGGGCAGAGAACAAAGGTGAAGAGAAGTTGGAACAATATCGTAAGCAGAAGAACTCGACAACTATAGACGGCATAATTACACCGATAGGTCAAAAGTTGGCTGATATTCAGTAA
- a CDS encoding glycoside hydrolase family 13 protein codes for MIRKWWKENAIYQIYPRSFKDSNGDGIGDFQGIISKLDYLQELGIGAIWLCPIYESPNFDNGYDISDFQAIMKDFGTMQDFDEFMREAHERGIKVVLDMVLNHTSDKHDWFVESRSSLDNPKRDYYIWRKGKNGGYPNNWESYFSGSVWEYDQETEEYYMHLYARQQPDLNWENKEVVNELHDMIRWWMDKGVDGFRLDAIAHIVKAVGLPDADNPQNLPVVQAFQFFSNLEKVHTLLKDLNQQVFATRDLMTVGETSGLGPEQALEYVGNERHELDMVFQFEHMHLDCVGTGSSKWVGRSWNLLDIKKIMSHWQTVLHGKGWNANYFSNHDQPRHLSRFGNTGEYRKQSAKMLATLIHLLQGTPYIYQGEEIGMTNASFQHIEDYRDVETINYYNISLKEGKTEEEILKNLARRSRDNARTPMQWDNTTHAGFTDGNPWIQVNSNYTDINVEQALNDPDSIFYYYKSLIALRKKYPVVIYGDYRLLCALHHQVYSFIRSYEGTELMVIMNFFDDKPTFELSERISDEGWELVLSNYDDHEHHQLHSLPLRPYETRVYYKDTPSVLPKSTH; via the coding sequence ATGATACGCAAATGGTGGAAAGAAAATGCAATCTATCAGATTTATCCAAGAAGTTTTAAAGATTCTAACGGTGATGGTATCGGCGATTTTCAAGGCATTATTTCCAAATTAGATTATCTGCAAGAACTCGGGATCGGGGCGATCTGGCTGTGCCCTATTTATGAATCTCCCAATTTTGATAACGGTTATGATATCAGTGATTTTCAAGCGATTATGAAAGATTTCGGAACGATGCAGGATTTCGACGAATTTATGCGTGAAGCTCATGAACGGGGAATCAAAGTTGTGCTCGATATGGTGCTCAATCATACATCGGATAAGCACGATTGGTTTGTCGAATCACGTTCTTCACTGGATAATCCGAAGCGGGATTATTATATCTGGCGTAAAGGAAAAAATGGCGGCTATCCGAATAACTGGGAGTCGTATTTTAGCGGTTCGGTCTGGGAATATGATCAAGAAACAGAAGAATACTATATGCATCTCTATGCCCGTCAACAACCTGACCTGAACTGGGAAAACAAAGAAGTGGTCAATGAATTACACGATATGATTCGCTGGTGGATGGATAAAGGTGTCGATGGATTCCGTCTAGATGCGATCGCTCATATTGTCAAAGCTGTTGGTCTACCGGATGCGGATAATCCACAAAATCTACCGGTTGTACAAGCTTTTCAATTTTTCTCCAATCTGGAAAAAGTCCATACCTTACTGAAAGACCTCAATCAGCAAGTATTTGCAACACGTGATCTGATGACAGTGGGTGAAACATCCGGTCTTGGCCCTGAACAAGCTCTCGAATATGTGGGAAATGAACGTCATGAACTGGATATGGTGTTCCAATTTGAACATATGCATCTGGATTGTGTCGGTACAGGAAGTTCCAAATGGGTAGGGCGAAGCTGGAACTTGTTAGATATCAAAAAGATTATGAGTCACTGGCAGACCGTTCTACATGGCAAAGGCTGGAATGCAAATTACTTCTCTAACCATGATCAACCAAGACATCTATCACGCTTTGGCAATACAGGCGAATACCGCAAACAATCTGCCAAAATGTTAGCAACACTGATCCATTTACTACAAGGAACTCCATATATTTATCAAGGTGAAGAGATTGGAATGACCAATGCGAGCTTCCAGCATATTGAAGATTACCGCGATGTAGAGACGATTAATTACTACAATATTTCGTTAAAAGAAGGCAAAACCGAAGAAGAGATTCTGAAAAATTTGGCTAGACGTAGTCGGGATAATGCTCGTACTCCAATGCAATGGGATAATACAACTCATGCTGGCTTTACAGATGGCAATCCATGGATTCAAGTCAATTCAAACTATACGGATATCAATGTAGAACAAGCGCTTAACGACCCTGACTCGATTTTTTACTATTATAAAAGTCTAATCGCTTTACGCAAAAAATATCCGGTTGTGATCTATGGAGATTATCGGTTGCTCTGTGCTTTGCATCATCAAGTGTATTCGTTTATACGTAGTTATGAAGGCACTGAGTTAATGGTTATTATGAATTTCTTTGATGATAAACCGACATTTGAATTATCTGAACGTATTAGTGATGAAGGATGGGAACTGGTCTTATCTAACTATGATGATCACGAACATCACCAACTTCATTCTTTACCGTTACGTCCGTATGAGACTAGAGTATATTACAAAGATACTCCATCCGTTTTACCCAAATCGACTCATTAA
- a CDS encoding ester cyclase: MMKKTSTLAISFTLASALAVTGVQASPLAGSKDNTCTSSPVKISSTSATPTSTTTAKSTEAQLAKNKKLVLNMYKDIFNDHELNKASLYIVSNYKQHNPLAADGRQAFVKFFGSYLKQNPNYKSEVKRIIAQNDLVVVHNYVTTGAKDRGSSVVDIFRIKNNKIVEHWDVFQPVPEKSANTNTMFPAKGTPVEVTPLSPSEVQANAKMVRTFYDDLFNKHDVSVINKYIAEDYIQHNPTVPTGREPLNQFASFLQSNKNSSNKIIRVIAEGDIVVLHSWSRMDKNDRGSAVVDIFRVADGKIVEHWDTIQAVPEKSANKNTMF, from the coding sequence ATGATGAAGAAAACAAGTACATTGGCAATCAGTTTTACATTAGCATCTGCGCTTGCAGTTACAGGTGTTCAGGCGAGTCCACTTGCAGGATCAAAAGATAATACATGCACCTCTTCTCCTGTCAAAATATCTTCTACCAGTGCGACACCAACTAGCACGACAACAGCGAAGTCTACAGAAGCGCAACTGGCTAAAAACAAAAAGCTGGTACTCAACATGTACAAAGATATTTTCAATGATCATGAATTGAACAAAGCTAGCTTGTATATCGTCTCAAATTATAAGCAACACAATCCGTTAGCTGCAGATGGTCGTCAAGCTTTCGTGAAATTTTTTGGATCTTATCTGAAGCAGAATCCAAATTATAAATCTGAAGTAAAACGCATTATCGCTCAAAATGATCTAGTGGTTGTGCATAATTATGTGACCACAGGTGCAAAAGATCGTGGAAGCTCTGTAGTCGATATTTTCCGTATCAAAAACAATAAAATCGTAGAGCACTGGGATGTTTTCCAACCGGTTCCTGAGAAATCAGCAAATACAAATACAATGTTCCCTGCTAAAGGTACACCTGTCGAAGTGACTCCTCTAAGCCCGAGTGAAGTTCAAGCAAATGCCAAAATGGTGCGAACATTCTACGATGATCTTTTTAACAAACACGATGTATCTGTGATTAACAAATATATCGCAGAAGATTATATTCAACATAATCCTACCGTGCCTACAGGCAGAGAACCTTTAAATCAATTTGCTTCATTTTTACAATCTAACAAAAATAGCAGCAACAAAATTATTCGTGTTATTGCAGAAGGTGATATAGTCGTTCTGCATAGCTGGAGCCGTATGGATAAAAATGATCGTGGTTCTGCAGTAGTCGATATTTTCAGAGTAGCTGATGGTAAAATTGTAGAACACTGGGATACTATACAAGCCGTTCCTGAGAAATCAGCTAACAAAAATACAATGTTTTAA
- the clpB gene encoding ATP-dependent chaperone ClpB, giving the protein MDYNKLTQKLQEAVASSQSIASTMGHQEIDTAHLLKALLEQSEGLLPRLLQKMNISLSEVTRLNNEHLRRKPTISGSSGAVRRYASPALLSVLDQAQQEATTMQDEFVAVEHAVLAMVSGHDRENQELRNMLQQQGLKRDPLLTALAEIRGHQRVTSREPEATYEVLQKYGRDLVAEVRSGKVDPVIGRDAEIRRVIRILSRKTKNNPVLIGEPGVGKTAIVEGLAHRIVRRDVPEGLKDKTIFSLDMSALVAGAKYRGEFEERLQAVLKEIRESDGRIILFIDELHTIVGAGKTEGSMDAGNMLKPMLARGELHCIGATTLDEYRNYIEKDPALERRFQQVLVHEPNVEDTISILRGLKERFEVHHGVKIHDSAIVAAGVLSDRYISDRFLPDKAIDLIDEACAMIRTEIDSMPSEMDEVTRRIMQIEIEEAALKKETDDASQHRLEQLQRELADLKEKQLEMTARWEKEKSAIQIVRDLKKNLEQARNDLLEAQEEYDLNKSAELSYGIIPDLERQLKQAEEEAYQDQDNRLLREAVTEEEISDIVSRWTGIPVSRLVEGERDKLLRLEESLHKRVVGQDEAVQLVADAVIRSRAGIKDPNRPIGSFLFLGPTGVGKTELAKSIAASLFDREDGMIRIDMSEYMEKHSVSRLVGAPPGYVGYEEGGQLTEAIRRQPYSVLLLDEVEKAHPDVFHILLQLLDEGRLTDSQGRVVDFKNTIVIMTSNIGSAHLVSGLGADGEWSETVRDNVMRELSNHFRPEFLNRVDDIVLFKPLSLTEIGQIVRKLVEHLQDRLKDRQITLQLTDEAVQLIAEQGFDPAYGARPLKRFIQRALETKVARAMIAGEASEGSTVIVNVVDQELHVVIQSSPSADRPAEESPEAISIG; this is encoded by the coding sequence ATGGATTATAATAAGCTGACTCAAAAGCTTCAAGAAGCGGTCGCTTCTTCACAATCCATTGCTTCAACGATGGGACATCAAGAAATTGATACTGCTCATCTGTTAAAAGCATTACTAGAACAATCGGAAGGATTATTACCTCGATTGTTGCAAAAAATGAATATTTCATTGTCGGAAGTCACACGCTTAAACAATGAACATTTACGTCGTAAACCGACTATTAGCGGCTCATCTGGAGCCGTACGTCGTTATGCTTCACCTGCATTATTATCTGTATTGGATCAAGCTCAGCAAGAAGCGACTACTATGCAAGATGAGTTCGTAGCCGTAGAACATGCTGTACTTGCTATGGTGTCCGGTCATGATCGCGAGAATCAAGAACTACGCAATATGTTACAACAACAAGGATTAAAGCGTGATCCGTTATTAACTGCTTTAGCCGAGATACGAGGTCATCAACGGGTGACTAGCCGGGAACCGGAAGCGACCTATGAAGTATTGCAGAAGTACGGTCGTGATCTTGTTGCAGAAGTACGCAGTGGTAAAGTCGATCCTGTGATTGGACGGGACGCTGAGATTCGTAGAGTTATTCGTATTTTATCTCGCAAAACCAAAAACAATCCGGTACTGATTGGTGAACCTGGTGTCGGTAAAACAGCGATTGTTGAAGGGCTGGCACACCGGATCGTACGCAGAGATGTACCGGAAGGGCTTAAAGATAAAACGATTTTCTCACTGGATATGAGTGCACTGGTTGCCGGTGCTAAATATCGTGGTGAATTTGAAGAACGTCTTCAAGCAGTGCTCAAAGAAATTCGAGAAAGCGATGGACGGATTATTTTATTTATTGATGAATTGCATACGATTGTAGGAGCAGGCAAAACAGAAGGTTCAATGGATGCAGGGAATATGCTCAAACCGATGTTAGCACGTGGAGAACTTCATTGTATCGGTGCAACAACACTGGATGAATATCGCAATTATATTGAAAAAGACCCTGCATTGGAGCGCCGTTTCCAACAGGTGCTAGTGCATGAGCCTAATGTAGAAGATACCATTTCTATTTTGCGCGGCTTAAAAGAACGGTTTGAAGTGCATCATGGTGTCAAAATTCATGATAGTGCTATTGTAGCCGCAGGTGTGCTATCTGATCGGTATATTTCAGATCGCTTTTTACCGGACAAAGCAATCGATTTGATTGATGAAGCTTGTGCTATGATTCGTACCGAGATTGACTCTATGCCAAGTGAAATGGATGAAGTCACCCGCCGAATTATGCAGATTGAGATTGAAGAAGCTGCTCTAAAAAAAGAAACTGACGATGCTAGCCAGCATCGATTAGAACAGTTACAACGTGAACTAGCTGACCTCAAAGAAAAGCAACTAGAAATGACAGCACGCTGGGAAAAAGAAAAATCAGCGATTCAAATTGTGCGTGATCTCAAAAAAAATCTAGAACAAGCACGCAACGATCTGTTAGAAGCACAGGAAGAATATGATTTGAACAAATCGGCTGAACTCAGTTACGGTATTATTCCAGATCTAGAACGTCAGTTAAAACAAGCGGAAGAAGAAGCGTATCAAGATCAAGACAATCGTCTCTTGCGTGAAGCTGTTACCGAAGAAGAAATATCAGATATCGTATCTCGCTGGACAGGTATTCCGGTAAGTCGTCTGGTTGAAGGGGAACGGGACAAATTATTACGGTTAGAGGAAAGTCTGCATAAGCGTGTAGTCGGTCAAGATGAAGCGGTACAATTGGTTGCTGATGCTGTGATTCGTTCACGTGCAGGTATCAAAGACCCGAATCGTCCGATAGGTTCATTCTTATTCCTCGGACCTACCGGAGTAGGGAAAACAGAACTTGCCAAATCGATAGCTGCTTCTTTATTTGATCGTGAAGATGGTATGATTCGAATCGATATGTCAGAGTATATGGAAAAACACAGCGTTTCTCGATTAGTCGGAGCGCCGCCTGGATATGTCGGTTACGAAGAAGGCGGACAATTAACCGAAGCTATACGTCGTCAACCTTATTCTGTATTGCTATTGGATGAAGTCGAAAAAGCACATCCCGATGTGTTCCATATTCTTTTACAATTGCTAGATGAAGGACGATTAACAGATTCGCAAGGCAGAGTCGTTGATTTTAAAAATACAATCGTAATTATGACTTCAAATATAGGCTCTGCTCATCTTGTGAGTGGATTGGGCGCAGATGGAGAATGGAGCGAGACGGTACGTGACAATGTTATGCGTGAATTGAGTAATCATTTCCGCCCTGAATTTCTCAATCGTGTCGATGATATTGTCTTATTCAAACCACTAAGCTTAACAGAGATTGGACAGATTGTTCGCAAATTGGTAGAGCATTTACAAGATCGTCTGAAAGATCGTCAGATTACGTTACAATTGACTGACGAAGCTGTCCAACTGATTGCTGAACAAGGATTTGACCCGGCTTATGGTGCAAGACCGCTCAAACGATTTATTCAGCGTGCATTAGAAACCAAAGTCGCTCGTGCAATGATTGCTGGTGAAGCTTCAGAAGGATCGACAGTTATCGTAAATGTGGTGGATCAAGAATTGCATGTTGTGATTCAGTCATCGCCATCAGCAGACCGCCCGGCAGAAGAATCTCCTGAGGCTATTTCGATTGGCTGA
- a CDS encoding GNAT family N-acetyltransferase: MNNHTVVIREAHQQDITPLVGLMEQLGYPTTEEVFKIRIDALEQHEDYQIFVAEIEEQVVGMVGLIRELRFERDGVHVRIGSLVVDEQYRGAGIGHSLMQAAEGWAGSVGAQAIALNSGNRYEREGAHEFYRKLGFAGLSTGFVKKL; this comes from the coding sequence ATGAACAATCATACCGTTGTTATTCGTGAAGCCCATCAACAAGATATCACACCATTAGTAGGGTTAATGGAACAATTAGGCTACCCGACTACAGAAGAAGTGTTCAAAATAAGAATCGATGCGTTAGAGCAACATGAAGATTATCAAATATTTGTAGCCGAAATAGAAGAGCAAGTGGTCGGTATGGTTGGCTTGATTCGTGAACTGCGCTTTGAACGAGATGGAGTACATGTCCGCATCGGCTCATTAGTTGTCGATGAACAATATCGTGGTGCAGGGATAGGTCATTCTTTGATGCAAGCAGCGGAAGGCTGGGCAGGTAGTGTGGGCGCTCAAGCGATCGCTTTAAATAGCGGTAATCGATATGAGCGTGAAGGTGCACATGAATTTTATCGCAAATTAGGATTTGCAGGACTTTCTACTGGATTTGTAAAAAAGTTATAA
- a CDS encoding acetylxylan esterase: MKNHAIARRVRELEQYAPMHTAQPDLADFWQQTLQQFADKPLNAQQTEQVTPMKSIESYQVIYEGFDDTPLHGIYVRPADQAGQAIPCIVMFHGYTMNKGYPEDYAHWTAMGYAVFAIDIRGQGGDTGNHLNADFGMSSGWLTQGLLDKDNFYYRAITMDALKAIQWVAEQSDVDRSKIAVYGGSQGGGLALITSALSDIPAITVANIPNMSHMDFGILNSESSLREAAQFVSRYPQHLDQALETLSYFDMINLADRIHTPILISCGLKDTVCMPETVYAVYNRIHAEKEMCLYPFDGHFVSPYHRRKTMEFVQKHFG; the protein is encoded by the coding sequence ATGAAGAATCATGCGATTGCTAGACGAGTGCGTGAATTAGAACAATATGCCCCAATGCATACAGCACAACCTGATTTGGCTGATTTCTGGCAACAGACATTACAACAATTTGCAGATAAGCCGTTAAACGCTCAACAGACGGAGCAAGTAACACCGATGAAATCAATCGAGTCGTATCAAGTGATCTATGAAGGATTTGATGATACGCCACTTCATGGTATCTATGTACGACCTGCCGATCAAGCAGGACAAGCGATTCCATGTATCGTTATGTTTCATGGATATACGATGAACAAAGGGTATCCTGAAGATTATGCTCACTGGACAGCGATGGGATATGCGGTATTCGCTATTGACATTCGTGGACAGGGCGGAGATACAGGTAATCATTTGAATGCTGATTTTGGGATGAGTAGCGGTTGGTTGACTCAAGGATTGCTGGATAAAGATAACTTTTATTATCGTGCAATCACGATGGATGCGCTCAAAGCGATACAATGGGTAGCCGAGCAATCTGATGTAGATCGCAGTAAAATTGCAGTCTATGGCGGTAGTCAAGGTGGCGGGCTAGCGCTCATCACATCTGCTCTAAGCGATATTCCAGCAATCACTGTCGCTAATATTCCGAATATGAGCCATATGGATTTCGGCATATTAAATTCAGAAAGTTCTCTTCGTGAAGCCGCTCAATTTGTAAGTCGGTATCCTCAACATTTGGATCAAGCGCTAGAGACGTTGAGTTATTTTGACATGATTAATCTAGCAGATCGTATCCATACACCTATATTGATCTCGTGCGGTCTTAAAGACACTGTCTGTATGCCTGAAACGGTCTATGCAGTATACAATCGGATTCATGCAGAAAAAGAAATGTGTCTGTATCCATTTGATGGACATTTTGTGAGTCCATATCATCGACGAAAAACGATGGAATTTGTTCAAAAACATTTCGGATAA
- a CDS encoding cytochrome P450, with product MNQATKKYANYIPIRELAAIESQLSPFTVYDEMREQTPVRYDENRKCWDVFRYEDVQYVLKNPKLFSSQRNRANESMLTTDPPKHKQLRDLVNQAFTPRAIEALAPRIQEIADDLLSSHLAKGKIRMVYDLATPLPVIVIAELIGVPTSDRDKFKEWSDVQVKGARDDSDEAFQELMAEKAKNHEELSNYFTAIMEQRRVQPEDDLISLLLAAEIDGQKLTDKEIVGFCILLLAAGNETTTNLITNGVRILAEQPQLQEQLREHPEMIQTAVEETLRYYPPIVAIGRVAKETVELGGQTIQAGDQVISWVGSANRDEQKFADADTFVPNRKPNQHMGFGFGIHFCLGAPLARLEGRVVLQTLLNHMEHIQLVPDTTLQPIQSAFVFGVKEYPITFTPRNINE from the coding sequence ATGAATCAAGCTACCAAGAAGTATGCAAACTACATTCCTATTCGAGAACTGGCAGCGATTGAAAGTCAGCTATCTCCTTTTACCGTTTATGATGAAATGCGCGAACAGACCCCTGTTCGGTATGATGAAAATCGCAAATGTTGGGACGTTTTCCGTTATGAAGATGTTCAATATGTGCTTAAAAATCCAAAATTATTCTCGTCTCAGCGTAATCGTGCCAATGAGAGTATGTTGACAACCGATCCACCCAAACACAAACAATTACGTGATCTAGTGAATCAAGCATTTACTCCGCGTGCGATAGAAGCGTTGGCTCCACGTATTCAAGAAATTGCCGATGATCTGCTTTCTTCTCATTTAGCCAAAGGAAAGATCCGTATGGTTTATGATCTCGCTACACCGCTTCCGGTTATCGTGATTGCTGAATTAATCGGTGTACCTACATCAGATCGTGATAAATTTAAAGAATGGTCAGATGTACAGGTAAAAGGCGCTAGAGATGATAGCGATGAAGCTTTCCAAGAATTAATGGCGGAAAAAGCTAAAAATCATGAAGAATTATCTAATTACTTCACTGCTATTATGGAGCAACGTCGTGTACAACCGGAAGATGACCTGATCTCATTATTGTTAGCAGCAGAAATTGATGGTCAGAAATTAACAGATAAAGAAATCGTCGGCTTTTGTATTCTGTTGCTAGCAGCAGGTAATGAGACGACCACTAATCTGATAACGAATGGTGTTCGGATTCTGGCGGAACAACCTCAATTGCAAGAGCAATTACGTGAGCATCCAGAAATGATCCAGACTGCTGTCGAAGAAACGTTGCGTTATTATCCACCAATTGTCGCTATTGGACGGGTAGCCAAAGAAACAGTTGAGCTAGGAGGGCAGACGATTCAAGCAGGAGATCAAGTCATCTCATGGGTCGGTTCAGCTAACCGAGATGAACAGAAATTTGCAGATGCAGATACATTTGTTCCTAATCGCAAGCCCAATCAACATATGGGATTCGGATTCGGAATTCACTTCTGTCTCGGCGCTCCGCTTGCTCGCTTAGAAGGTAGAGTCGTATTACAGACATTGTTAAATCATATGGAACATATTCAACTGGTTCCTGATACGACATTGCAACCGATTCAAAGCGCTTTCGTATTTGGAGTAAAAGAATACCCGATTACATTCACACCACGCAATATAAATGAATAG
- a CDS encoding DnaJ C-terminal domain-containing protein codes for MLKDYYKILGVDRQASPKEVKKAYQQLAKKWHPDVNKATEAESKFKEIAEAYETLSHTNKKETYDQQLHYQENPPRHTRANTAYSTRDHKASRAYNFENFDNAGFPDEDLFDMFFNSRTAGAGRGMENMTQTLRANLDITLEQAYRGDRISVRVSGKSIQLKLPARIKNNSTLKIRGNGSNGLDPNEELLISFHIVNHSMYTIEESNLIAVGQIAPWQAVFGGDMPVRLPDQSTVRLKIPAGTQTGQTLRLSGKGLSKDKQHYGDVLIRIEMIIPEINDIDENERRLYRQLAEFNPFQPQIKTK; via the coding sequence ATGCTCAAAGATTATTATAAGATTCTAGGCGTTGATCGCCAGGCTTCACCCAAAGAAGTGAAGAAAGCGTATCAACAATTGGCTAAAAAGTGGCACCCTGATGTGAATAAAGCTACGGAAGCGGAAAGTAAATTTAAAGAAATTGCCGAAGCCTACGAAACGTTAAGTCATACCAACAAAAAAGAAACGTATGATCAGCAGTTACATTACCAAGAAAATCCTCCTCGTCATACAAGAGCGAACACCGCGTATTCAACGCGTGATCATAAAGCAAGTCGAGCTTACAATTTTGAAAATTTTGATAACGCAGGTTTTCCTGATGAAGATTTATTCGATATGTTTTTTAATAGCCGTACCGCTGGCGCTGGTCGAGGGATGGAGAATATGACTCAAACGTTACGGGCTAATCTGGATATTACACTGGAACAAGCCTATCGGGGAGATCGAATTTCAGTACGAGTCAGTGGCAAATCGATTCAACTCAAATTGCCTGCCCGCATCAAAAATAATAGCACATTAAAAATTCGTGGAAATGGTAGCAATGGACTTGATCCAAATGAAGAGTTATTAATTAGCTTCCATATTGTTAACCACTCGATGTATACGATTGAAGAAAGTAATCTGATCGCGGTAGGTCAAATTGCACCGTGGCAAGCGGTTTTTGGTGGCGATATGCCTGTCCGTTTACCTGATCAATCTACGGTTCGTCTCAAAATTCCTGCCGGTACACAGACCGGTCAAACGTTACGCCTTTCCGGTAAAGGATTAAGCAAAGACAAGCAACATTATGGAGATGTACTGATTCGTATCGAAATGATTATTCCTGAGATCAACGATATCGATGAAAATGAACGCAGATTGTATCGTCAATTAGCAGAATTTAACCCGTTCCAACCACAAATCAAAACCAAATAA
- a CDS encoding Hsp20/alpha crystallin family protein: MFDLVPFGKRREDALSQWMKSFQDMFEDDLLTPFKGSTLSFRTDIRENDKAYLVEAELPGLQKENIDIDYAAPYLTIKAVQQQEQQEENAEQRMVRKERRYGEYVRRFYVQDIEEDQIQATLKDGILLLTIPKKQRVEGRRIQIEDGSSSSARLEDGQQKSSE, from the coding sequence ATGTTTGATTTGGTTCCTTTTGGTAAACGTCGTGAGGATGCTTTGAGTCAATGGATGAAGTCGTTTCAAGATATGTTTGAAGATGATTTGCTAACTCCGTTCAAAGGATCGACCTTATCCTTCCGTACGGATATTCGGGAAAATGACAAAGCGTATCTTGTTGAAGCCGAATTGCCTGGTTTGCAAAAAGAAAATATCGACATTGATTATGCCGCTCCTTATTTGACGATCAAAGCTGTACAACAACAAGAGCAACAAGAAGAGAATGCTGAGCAACGTATGGTGCGCAAAGAGCGTCGTTATGGAGAGTATGTTAGAAGATTTTATGTGCAAGATATTGAAGAAGATCAGATTCAAGCGACTCTGAAAGATGGAATACTGTTACTAACTATTCCGAAAAAACAGCGTGTTGAAGGTCGGCGGATTCAGATTGAAGATGGCAGTTCCTCTTCGGCTCGACTTGAAGACGGACAGCAAAAGTCTTCTGAATAA